AGCAGCGTAGGCGACGAAACCAACAATGATTAATATACCGCCGATGCTTAAACCGATAGTCCCCAAAGAAATTTTACGTAACATGAGCGGAAGATTTTATAAATTCTTAACATCTTAGTTTTATTATCATCGGTTATTGGACACAAGTTACAGCAGTTTTCACGGATTTAGACCACACTATTGTTGATGTATTTCCTTCTTCCTTTGCGTCTTTGCGCCTTTGCGTGAGATTTTAAAGTGTGGTTCATTTACCTGAAAATCGCTGTAAGGAAGAGTTCCTCACCCAGAACCATCGGTTGGTGGAATTATTCTTGATTCTGGACAGAATCCCCATTCCCCATGTAGTGACACGATTAATCGCGCCTCTACTGAATTTTGGGTTAACTTTAAATTTGAAGCTATTTCAAAACTGGAAAAAAATTATGGATTTACAGACTATAAAAGAACGAATTGCCGTAGTTCAAAGCAAACGCGAGTACCTGTTAAGCCTCTTGGAGCAGCCAAATTTGGGAACTTTGAGAATTGATGTCAACCAGGCTTTGGAAGAAATGGATGATTTAATTGATGAATTTAAACGGACTATTCCCGAAACAGATCATAATTAGGCTCAATTTAGCCAAATAATCAACGCAATAGCGCTAGTACAACCCTGAGTGAGCGGTTAAACTGGCGCTGTTTGTCTAGAGATATTTTCCAGTTGTCCAGTGGAAAGCAGCCTGGGCTAATCTGCCACTAATTTTGCAGCATGATCTATTGTTATTTAACCATTGACGGCACGTTCTCCTAACTTCTTGACTAAAGCAATGAGTTGAGTTGTGGGGACATCTTTCTGGCAAACATCGTCAAAATTAGGCATGGCTTTAGCTCCCAAAAAATTCGCATCTTCCACTGAGGAATAAGCCAGTATTTGAGTATTGGGAGATAGGGCTTTGATATGACGAGAAGCACTCCAACCATCCATAACTGGCATTTGTAAATCTAGAACAATGACATCAGGTTGGCAGTTTTTAACCATTTCTATAGCCTCTTGACCATTGCAGGCTAACCCGACTACTTGGAGATTTTCTTGAGCAGAAAAAGCTAATTTTAGAGTTAAACGTGTCAGTTCGTGATCATCAACCACGAGAACACGCAAAGTCGTAGATTTACAAGAAAGCATTAACATTTAAGGAAATAAAAATAGATACAATAACCCCTATAGTTTACGGTCAGACGCACAAAAAAGCACTCTATCTTATGGTTGAATAAATTGTCTTTCCCCAGAGTAATTGAGTCAAAAGGCTGCGAAAAATCAAGTTTTGCTGACAAAAACTTAATTTAGCTATTTGTCTGTGTAGTAGTAACTCTTTTTGGAATCAATCAAGTTTGAGGCTATACCAGTTGAACGTAAGGCCATATTTATCAAAGTTTTTTGTGAATTAGTTTCGGGACAATCTACGGCTTCGCCACTCAAGCTATCACCAGGACGGCGTTGGATATAACTACCATCAGCTTGTAATTCCCAGGCTTGACGATTATCTGCTAACATAATTCCCAAAATTTCTTGCAAATCTTTGGCAATATCTTGGTCTTTGATGGGGGTAATTACTTCAACTCGGCGATTTAAGTTGCGACGCATCCAATCAGCACTGCCAATATAAATTTCTTCTTGTCCATTGTTATGGAAATAATAAATGCGAGAATGTTCTAAGAAGCGACCAATAATGCTAATAACACGAATATTTTCACTGATGTCTTTGAGTCCTGGACGCAAACAGCAAATACCGCGAATAATCAGATCAATTTGGACTCCGGCGCGAGATGCTTCGTATAAAGTGGCGATAATTTGGGGATCTACAAGGGAATTCATTTTGGCAACAATGCGCCCGGAAAAACCATTTTGGACATTTTCTATTTCACGATGAATTAATGCCAAAAAGCGATCGCGCATATTCACAGGTGCGACTAGCACATCTCGATAAGATTTTTGCCGAGAATAGCCTGTTAAAAAATTAAATAAATCTGTAATATCCGCACCCAATTCTTCACGACAGCTAAACAATCCCAAATCTGTATACAACCGCGCTGTTTTCGGATTATAGTTACCAGTCCCTATATGTACATAGCGGCGCATCCGGTCTTTTTCTCGTCGCACGACCATGACGGTTTTGCAATGGGTTTTTAGCCCTACTAAACCATAGACAACGTGAACGCCAACTCTTTCTAAACTCCGCGCCCAATAAATATTATTTTCTTCATCAAAGCGCGCTTTTAATTCTACTAATACTGACACTTGCTTGCCATTTTCGGCGGCCGCAATCAGGGCTTTGACTATGGGCGAGTCCCCAGAAGTGCGGTAAAGGGTCATTTTAATCGCTAAGACATTCGGGTCATGGGCTGCATGGGTGATGAAGCGCACCACTGTTGCGGAAAAGGATTGATAGGGATGGTGTACCAACAAATCTTTTTCCCGAATCACTGCGAAAAAGTCTTGACCTTCTTCTAATTCCGAAGCATCGGGGCTTAAACTTGGTTCTCTCAACCTTTGCAGACGCGAAGGGACTACTGACTGACGTGGTGGTTCTTTGAGTTCGGGTAATGGCAAGGCCATAAAATACATTAAGTCCCGGAGTCCTAAAAGACCATCTACTTCATAAACATCATTTTCGGTTAAGTCCAAATCTTGCAACAACCGAGAACGTATCGGATCAGGGGTGTGGGATTTAATTTCTAGTCTGACGGTGGTCCCACCCATGCGCCGTTTGCGTAGTTCTTGTTCAATGGCTAAGAGCAAATCATCTGCTTCATCTTCTTCTAGGGCGAGATCAGCATCACGGGTAATCCGGAAGGGATGATATTCTTGGATGTTCATGCCTGGAAATAGAAACTCCAGGTTATGAGCGATCGCCTGTTCTAAAGGTACACCAGTCCAGTGGGCAGTTTGTCCGGTTTCGGAAATTCCTAACTCTGGCGGTAAAGGCAAAAATCGCGGTAGCACACTGGGGACTTTCACCCGCGCAAAAAATTCTTCTTCGGTATCTGGATTTTTGACCACAACTGCCAAATTTAAGCTGAGATTGGAAATGAAGGGAAAGGGATGGCTAGGGTCAACGGCTAAGGGAGTCAGAACCGGAAAGATTTGTTCTTCAAAGTAGTTATCTAAATAAGTCCGTTGTTTTTGATTTAAATTAATATAGTCCAGTATGTGGATACGATGACTGGCTAAAAGAGGTTGTAGGACTTCTTCAAATTCTTGGTGCTGTTTGTTAAACAGGGGACTGAGGGTTGATCTAATATCGTCTAGCTGTTGTTGTGGTGTGCGACCATCAGGAGTTAACTGGGCAACTTTCGCTTCTACTTGTTGCTTTAAAGCTGCAATTCGCACCATGAAAAATTCATCTAAATTGGCGCTAAAAATGGCCAAAAATTTTAATCGTTCTAAAAGCAGTGTCCGGGGGTCACAGGCTTCGTGCAGTACGCGACTGTTAAATTCTAACCAGCTTAACTCGCGGTTAAGGTAATATTGTGGATCGTTTAAATCAATGGGATTGGCATTCTTCTTTGATTTCGGCATGACGATCTCAGGGTAGCCAGATGAGCTAGTACAGCTGGGGGACAATACATATATTAAATTAAATAGGTCTTGAGGGAAACATATAAAAATACGATTTCAGTCGCTATATTCACGATTGTCGTAGAAGTATTTGCCTCAACCATAATTTAACATCCAAGAAGAATAACCACAGAATTTCTTTGCATTGCCCAATGTTTCAAGCTACTCGCCGCCGTCTTGCTATCTGGTACACTGCCGTAACTGCGGTATTACTTTTGCTATTTGCCAGTGGTGTATATTTATATGTCCGCAGTACCTTAATTGAGCGCGTTGATGATACGCTTAATCATGTAGTGGAAATTGTCGAGCGATCGCTTGTGATTGAACCCGTGAATGGGGATGTGGAACAACTGCGGATTAATGTAGAAGCCAGTTTTCGCGACAATACCAGCACCGTAGAAGATGACCACATTGACCTGGAATGGTTTAGTTCCAATGGCAAATTACTTTGGTCAACCTTATCGGAACCTCTAAATATTCCCATTCATGGTAACCGTCTCGGTGAAACCGTCCGCGTCTTAAAACCAGAAACTCCCGACTCCCCACTCCCCACTCCCCACTCCCCTCTTTTACTGCGACAAGTTACCCAGCGAGTGGAAGTGGGACGGCAAGTATTAGGATATCTGCGTGTTAGTCATCCCTGGTTTGAAGTGACTAAACCTAGTCGCCAGTTAATCATTGATTTGGCATTAGGTACTTGGTTTATGGTGTTGTCTGTCGCCGCCAGTGGCTGGTTTCTTTCCGGGAAAGCGATGGAACCTGTCGGTGAATCTTACCAACGACTGAAACAATTTACGGCTGATGCTTCTCACGAACTCCGAAGCCCCATTACTTTGATTCAAACTAATGTGCAAGTTGCACTGGCTGATTTGGAATTGGCAGATACACAAGCTACTACTTCTGTCAACTATCGCCAACAATTAAAGGTAGTGGAACGGCTAACCCAGCGCTTGGGTAAGCTAGTTAATGATTTATTGTTCTTAGCAAGACAGGATAGTGGAATCAGCAAAGATGTGTTTTCATCTTGTCCTTTGGACGCTTTGCTAATGGAAGTAGTTGAAGAACAACAACTATTAGCCAAAGAAAAAAAAATTACTTTAACTCTGGACTTGGTTGATCCTCCCACTTCGGAAACTAGCCCCGAATTATTAGACAATTGGTTTACACTTCAAGGTAAATGGGATCAACTGATCCGGCTGTTCACGAATTTGATTGGTAATGCTTTACAATATACCCCAGCCGAGGGAGAGGTGTATGTACAATTGACGCGTTTAGAGGGAAGTCATCGCGTTTCTAAAATTCGTTACAGCACAGCTTTGTTGCAAATTCAAGTTAGCGATACCGGGATTGGTATTCCCGCCGAAGCTTTACCTCGCTTATTTGACCGCTTTTATCGGGTAGATCCAGCACGTACCCATAAGACAGCAAAGACAAATACAGAAAGTTCTACAGGTTCAGGATTAGGACTGGCGATCGCATCCGCGATTGTCGAACATCACCAAGGTCAGCTACAAGTGGAAAGCAATATTGGCAAAGGTACAACTTTTACTGTGACTTTACCAATCACTCTGGAGTATTAAATTTACTTTCAACCTTTGTTTCTTGTGATAGATGAAAAACTATCAGTTTATCTACTATGTTTATTTAATAACGCTTGTAAAAGATTTCTTTTGAGATTAAAACTCTAGGACTAAACAAACTAAGTTTCTCCGAAAACTTCATGCAAACTGTGCAGGTAGGTTGGGTTTGTATAGCTGCGATTTATGTCGTCGAAGACATCGCTAGAAATTTTTGCTCACAGTGTAATATTGCTATTTTTGATAATTCATTGGGTAGTTATATCAACTGTTAGTTTTAGCATATAGGAATCCGGTTTGATTTATGAAAAAATTAAGTATTTTAGGGTGCGTTAGGATGAAGTCCGTAACGCACCATTATTAAAGTTTTGGTGCGTTACGCTACCGCTAACACACCCTAAGTGTCTGTTCAAAAATCAAATAGTAGTCCTATAGCTCAATACTTGCGTAAAAAAATCTGGGAGGTTTATATGCCAATTAGTATCAGAAAAGATGTTGCTTATATTTTGCTGAAAAAAATTAATGATACCGGACAAGGAATGCACGAGGTGAGATTTAATGAGGCTGATTTAGCCAGTCGCGAATTAACACCCGCAGAATTTTTAGGACATTTAGATTATTTGAATCGACAGGATTATATTAATGCTGAGTTTACGGGTAATCCTTATGCCAATAATGTTCCTGATTTCATTAATCCCGAAGATATAGCCCATAATCAGGGCGCGGATGGAGTATTACCGCACTTGATTACCTTTAAAAAGGCAGAATTGACAGAGAAAGGTGAGAAAATGCTCAAGAAACTGGAGGCGAATCCTCCTGTATCTTTAAACGCAGGTTCATCAGTTCCCATTGCTACGAAAGATATGCCTTTTTTGGAAAAGGTGATGTTAAAAAGTGGTTTAAGCGATGTTTTCGACGCTAGGGACATTACAGAAGTAGTCTACCGGGTAATGCGTGACCTGATGACCACAGCCGCAGCCGATCGAGTAGAAGATGAACTACACAAACCAGTTGAATCTACCAATGATAAATCGTTACAACTGGAAATTGCCGATTTGTGGCATGATACCAATCCGATTGTCGGATTTCTCAGTCGGGTACGTCCACCTTGGCAAGGACCTGGTATCTTTAAGATTGATAGCGATCGCTTTTTATTTAGAGTAGCAAATGAAGGTGGAATGCCACCCAATGCAGACCGTGAACAGGTGGTAAAAGCCATATTTTCTGCCACTAAAGACGAATTATCACCGGAACGCATTCAGGAAATTGCTAGCTGGTTACCAGATAAAGTCCGCCAACTCTGGGAAGAAGCTTAAAATATTAGCCCTGGCGATGATAAAGATGCCTACGCGGCTACACAAACAAAACCCGCCTACGCGGGTTATTTGATCAATTGCACCTGCGTAGACTTTGTTTCTGTAGTAGCGATCGCTATCGGAAGTCCCCTATATGATATTTGCCTAATTATTTCTCTATAAACTAATTATTAACTATTTAATCACCTCATCCTTGAGATTGAAATACTGGTCTGATTTTATTTTTATTTCGTTCCTATAGTTAGATTAAACAACTAGAGTTAATTGATAAATTTAAATTATTCATGAATTTTATGCACCTATTTTTGGTGATTAAAAAATTATTATGTCATTTCTTAGGGTTTTGTTACCTAATTTAAAGCTATTTAGAAGTTTTTCAGGCAAGAAAAGTAGAGATTTCTTAGGAGTTAATTATGAATAGAAATACCCAAAAGGTTCGCAAGTATGCTGGATTATTCAGCGCGATTTGCGGCGGAATACTAATTAGTACGCCAGCAATTGTTCAAAGGGTAGTAGCACAACAACCGACTTCCCAAATAAATCCTTGTCCCAGTATTTACTACGAAGAACCACACAACAACCGGATTTTAGTGCCACAGGGATGTCCTCCCAATGCATTAACGCAAAAATTAGCGGCGCAAGGGCTGCTTCCACCTCCTACCGCCCCGGCTACCTCCGTACCTAATCAGATACCTTTAGGTGTTGGCGGTGAAACACCAGATTCAGCCCCCCCCGGACTTAATCGCTGTCCTGGTATTTACTATGAAGAACCGTTTAATACTCAAAATGTCGTACCACAGGGATGTCCTCCCAATGCACTCACACAACAACTGCAAGCACAGGGGATTCCTCCCAGCCAAACTGTCCCGGCGCGTCCACCAGTTACCGCAATTCAACCACCCTTACCAGAAGCACAACAACCACCCAGCACCAAGATTGCTCTCGCTAATGGTAGGGTAAATATCCGCTTGGTCAATGACTCTGGGGCTGAAGTCACTTATGAGGTAATTGGCGATACACCGGCGCGATCGATTGAGGGGAGATCAGACACGATGCTGCGTGATTTAAACGCACCAGTAACTGTGACATTTTTCCGTGGAGATGGCGGATTGCTTCAGGTGACTCCCCAACCTTCTATGGAAACAGGAACAATTGAACTGAGATTTAACGCCACAACTGATGTACAGGCGGACAAAAATACTGTGCGGATTCAAGAGGACGGTACAGTGTTCTTGAATTAGAACCCCACCCCCAGCAAGAGGAGAAGAAAGAAAAATTTGGTTATAAATTAAATAGGTATTTCCATGACAAATTTCGCGCCTTTTCCTGGGGCAGAAATACAATTTAATTTTCCACCATGCTGCTCAACTATAATTTGATAGCTGATAGCAAGTCCTAAACCAGTACCAGAACCAACGGGTTTAGTAGTGAAAAAAGGATCAAAAATTTGAGATAAAGTGCCTTGATTGATACCGATGCCATTATCAATAATTGAAATTTTGACTACATCTCCCGGAGAAACTAACTCTGTTTTAATTTCAATGATTGGCTGGGAAATGGTATTGCAGTCAGCCCTAAAAACATCAATGGCATTATTCAAAATATTCATAAATACCTGATTGATCTGGCTGGCATAGCAATTGACTTTGGGAATTAGCCCATATCTTTTAATGACCTGAATTTCTGGGAATAAATTATTAGCTTGCAATCGATGTTGCAAAATTAGCAAAGTACTTTCTATTCCTTCATGGAGATGTACGGATTTCTTGCTTGATTCATCAAGCCGAGAAAAATTGCGTAAACTTAAGACAATATCATGAATGCGATGGCTTCCTGCTTGCATAGAATTGAGCATTTTGGAAACATCTTCTTTGAGAAATTCCAAGTCAGCCGCTTGAATTTTGGTTTGCAGACTACTAGATGGATGGGGATGTTCTAATTGATATGCCGTAATCAGTTCTAGCAGGATATGGATAGCTTCTTTTGTATGGGTAATATTGCTATAAATGAAACCAATGGGATTATTTATTTCATGTGCAATACCTGCCACCAGATGACCCAAACTAGACATTTTTTCTGACTGAATCAGTTGAGCTTGGGTGGTTTGCAACTGTTTAAGGGTTTGTTCTAAATAAATATTTTGCTGTTTAAGTGCTTTGTCTGCCAATTGACGCTCAATTTCTGCGGCTGAACGAGCTGCAAAGATTTTTAAGATAGACTCTTGTGCTTCGTAATTGCCTTCTAACGGTTTGGTATGCAAGCCAGCAATATGACCTAGAGGCTTACCATCAGGAGCTAAAATCGCAATTCCTAGATAGCTTTCGGCATTTAAGGTGACTAAATCCGAGTCCTCCGGAAACTTTTGTTGGATACAGTTGGAGTAAATCTGGATACCTTGTTGATAAACAATACCACAAGGAGTACCACTCAAATCATATTCAAAATTGGGGCCAAAGTCTTCGCCTGTCCAAAAAGCCAAAACTCTAGCTCGTGGAGAATCTTCATCAATAAACTCTGCAATCAATGCATACTGAATTTGCAGTACTTCAGCCAAGTAATGGGCGCAAGCTTGGAAGAAAGCTTCACCAACTTGGGATGCAATCCCTTCTACAATCAGTTTGAGATTGATATTTTCTTGGTGGAGTGGTTGACCTAGTAAGGAAATGGCAGGTTCTGTTGAATGCGGAGTCAGCATGGTAGTAGGTTGAATCTTGAGAAGGTGTTACCACAGGTTTTGGACTGACGAGTTACCGCTTCAGCATTTGAGTCAATCGATCAATTAATTGCACTTCCTGTTTGCTATCTGCTAGGGTTTGTGCTAGGATAATCGCCCGTTCATAAAAGTTACGTGCTGTGGAGTAATCACTCAGCTGCTCGTATAAGTGAGCATAAGATTCAAATGATTTCAATTCTTCTCGGAGATTTTGTAATTCCTGAGCGATTGTTAAACGTTGTTCTAGTAAATCAAAGGCGCGCTGATAACGTCCGACAGCGCTGTGCGCTAATACTAAACCGTCAATTGCTCGTAGTTGATTAGTGCGATCGCCATTAGCTTCAGCGATTCGCATTGCTGCTCCATAAGTGCCAATTGTATCCGGATAATTTCTGGCTTCTAAGTAGGCATCACCTAAATTATTCAGAGTATTGGCTTCACCGACGGGATCACCGATTTGACGGCGGAAATTTAGGGCGGTTTCATAGAGTTTAATGGCTTTGTTATACTCTCCCAGCCTGATGGCTACCAATCCCAAATTACTTAAAGATAGTCCTTCGCCTTCAATATTTTTGATATGACGAGCAATTGTCAAGGCTTCTTCGAGGGTTTTACCTGCGGCTATGGGTTCACCTTTTTGCAGTAACAAGGTGCTGATATTATTTAAGCCAAAAATTTGAGATTGAAAGTCTTTTGTATCACGAGCGATCGCTAAACGTCGGCGCAAGACATTTTCCCCTTCTTTGAGGCGATTTAGCTGGATATAAGACATTCCCAGTAAATCATATGTCAGTCCTTGGGCCTGGAGATCGCCAATTGCGTGATAAATCTCCAATGCTTCTAAACTGGATGTCACGGCTTTATCAATAAATCCCGAATCATATTGTTCTTCAGCGATCCGCAGTAATGTATCTGCTTCTTCTCTAGATTGTCGCCAACTGGAACTACTCACAGGGCTGTGGAGTTGTTGCGTAATCTCAGCACCACGCGCCACTGTAGGACTCAGTAAACCCATAAAAATTAAAACATAACACCCTGATAACAAATGCCGTTGTTTCATAAAATTTACCGATACAATTGTGGCTTTCAGTAGAAGGTTTGGGAAACTAAATTAATTTTCTCAAATGAAAACTAGCAGTTTACGTATTTATATTTAGGCTATGATTGCACAGAATCTTCGCCCAAGTAGATGATGCGGATATCTTTGGGTAATTTATCCTCTAGCATAGAATAGCCTTCCTGGAGAAAATTGGCTACTTCGAGAGGCGATATTTTTTCTCCTTCGGCTTGCAGGTAAGCCGCAATTCTCGTTTCACTCCAGTGGAAAGTTTGAGCCATTAAAACCATTAGCCGCAAAATCGGTGGTAGTTGGTCTAAAGCCTGTTCTACATAGCACCATAGCGGTGGGGAAGTGGCTGAAAGGGAATAATGAATGGCTTCGGTTGGCGGTAGTTGAATCTCGTTGATACAGTAAGCGGTGATATTAATCAGCCAATTTTGCAAAGTTAAAGCTTCGGGGCTGGATGAAGAATCAGCTAAATTCAGTCCACCGAGTTCGTAGTAGATATGTTTCCAAGTCAGGGCGAACAAATAATCTGCCTGCACAGGCGATCGCGCTGAATGCTGAATCAAGGTGTAGACTATGGGGCTATAACGGCAAAAAATCACCGTAAAATACTTGCCAGCATCGGGATAACTCTGAAATAGTTTCAGCAGTTCTTGATCATTGTGATGAAACAGCGATTTCACTAAAGGGTGATTGGCTTCGGGAAAATGGGGAATTTGCATAGCTGGGGAGTGAATCGTAGTTAAAATAGTATTTACAATGACAATCGTGCGCTTATCTGCATACAATCCAGGCTGTAATCTGTTCGTTGCTCAAACTCAGACTACTTTAGTATTGATAAACTAAGAACATCGACAATAATAAAAGTTCTCCCTTATATAATCTTTTGGTTTGTTCATGGTTATAGCAGCTAATGTGATGCCTTTCTTATTCGCCCCTCTGACTTCAGGCTCTTTTTTGTCTTCCCTGCCCTTGGATAGCTTATTCTCCACCCAAGGGATTATGGTGATCTTGCTGGCGGCTTATGCTGGCGCTATGTGGATGTTCCTCACCAGTGCGCCCAAAGTCCACACAGTGATGGTTTCTGACTTGGAAATTGCCCGACAGTTGTATGAAGGGCTGCTAGATTTGCCAGCCGCCGAAGTACCTTTGCACTACTACTACAACTACGAACAAACTTTAGGCGCTACTGGCATTGATCCACTTTATATGTCTACCAGCCCCAGTTGGTCTAGCAAGGTAATGAATAATGCTAACGATGGGTTGTGGTATCAAATGAAAAAAAATACCCAGTTGCACGTCATTACAGGGGCGAGTTTGGGTAATAAAAATCAGCAACGTCATGTTTGTTTTGACCGTGACTGCTTGGATCTGATTTTATTACGAGTGGAAATGCGCGGTTTGAAATTCAAGATTCGCAACCAAAAGCCGCTCAATTTTTTGGTGAAGGACTATGAAGGGCGCGTGATTGAAATCGCCGAAGTCGCAAATTAATCATGAGATTTGAGCTTGGGTGTTGCAGTCTATGGCTATCAACACCCAAAATCTGCCTGATTTTTTTACCTATCATCGTAGGCAATGGTTGTTGTTTGCAGGTGAAGTCATGAGTGCTGAGAAAACACCAGATGTCGGTGGCGGAATGCCTGTGATTAAATACTGGGCAGAAAAAACCATATCTGCTGATGGTGTCCAGGTTTGGCAGAAGTTATTTCACAAAAGTGCTTGTCTTTCCTGCGCGTGGGGAACAGGTGGACAAAAGGGCGGTTTTGTCAATGAAGATGGGGAAGTTTTACAACGCTGCGCGAAAAGTGTAGAAGCGATCGCCTCGGAATTACAAGCCGCAACTACCTTTGAAACGCAGTATAATTTATGGCAATTACAACAATTAAATTCCCAAGCAGCGAATAACTTAGGTAGGTTAAGTCATCCTTTAATTTTACGTGCCGGGAGTTCCCACTATGAGCGCATTTCCTGGGAAGAAGTTTATCAAATTGCCCAGACAGCATTTCAAAAACCACCACAGAAATTAGCTTCTTACAGTTCCGGGAGATCATCGAATGAAGCGGCATTTTTGTTACAGTTGATGATGCGATCGCTTGATTCCAATAACCTCGCCGACTGTTCAGACTTGTGTCATGCAGCTTCCACCGTCGGATTAAATCAAATGTTTGGTTCTGGGACTTCCACGGTAAGTTTAGAAAGTTTCAAACAAGCCGATTGTATAGTTTTAATAGGTTCCAACGCCCCAGCCAACCATCCCCGGTTAATGAATGAATTAATCAAATTACGGGAAAGGGGCGGTAAAGTAATCATTGTCAACCCCACAGTAGAAGTTGGTTTAGTCAAATTCTCCTCCCCAGCCTATCCCATCAAATCCTTACTAGCTGGCGGTTCCGAAATCTCCTCACTGTACCTGCAACCAATACCCGGTAGTGATGTAGCTTTATTTGTCGGGATTCAAAAAGCATTAATTGCCGAAAATTTAATTAAACCAGATTTTCTCAAAGCCTATACCGAAGACTGGGAAAACATTATTCAAAATGCCCAAACTATCCCTTGGGAAACCATCACTGCAACTTGTGGTATTTCCGAAGCCGAAATCATCGCCGCCGCCCGAATAATTGGCACATCTACAGGCGTAGTATTTGCTTGGGCGATGGGAGTCACGCAACAAGAAAATGGTGTTGATAACATTCATAGTATTGCCAATACAGCCCTGTTAACAGGCAACGTCGGCAAACCCGGTGCAGGTACAATGCCGATTCGCGGACACTCAAACGTCCAAGGATTTGGTTCTATGGGTGTCACCATCAACTTAAAAAAGAAAATTCAGCAAGCTTTAGAAAAACTCCTGCAACGTCCTCTGAGTCGCGTTCCTGGCTACGATACCAGGGCATTAATTACAGCTGCGGAGAGGGGAGAAGTTAACACATTGATTTGTCTGGGGGGAAATCTCTACGCAGCCAACCCAGATTTAAACCAAGCAAAACGCGCCTTGGGAAAAATTGCCACTATTTTTTATGTCGCCACTAAACCCAATCTCGGACATTTTCACGGTTTAGCCCAGCACAATACAATTATTCTGCCCGTATTTACGCGCTTTGAAAATCCCCACAAAACCACCACCGAATCGGGTAATAATTTTGTCCGCCTCAATGATGAGGGAAAAACCCATTTAAAGACTGCTGATTTGATTTCTGAAATAGAATTGATTGTAGAAATTGCCCATAGAGTTTTAGGAGATACGCCGATAAATTGGCGCAAACTTCAAGACCCCAAATACATCCGCGAACTGATTGCAAAAACCATTCCCGGTTACAAAAAAATTGCCGAAATTGATCAGACGGGCGAAGAATTTATCATTGCTGGTAGGATTTTGGATACACCAAAGTTTGCCACATCAACAGGTAAAGCCAAGATGTTTGTGACTGCTTTACCAAAGTTAAATTTACCCAGCAAAACAGATTTTGGTTTTACAGAATCAA
This genomic interval from Nodularia sp. LEGE 06071 contains the following:
- a CDS encoding response regulator; its protein translation is MLMLSCKSTTLRVLVVDDHELTRLTLKLAFSAQENLQVVGLACNGQEAIEMVKNCQPDVIVLDLQMPVMDGWSASRHIKALSPNTQILAYSSVEDANFLGAKAMPNFDDVCQKDVPTTQLIALVKKLGERAVNG
- the ppk1 gene encoding polyphosphate kinase 1, whose translation is MPKSKKNANPIDLNDPQYYLNRELSWLEFNSRVLHEACDPRTLLLERLKFLAIFSANLDEFFMVRIAALKQQVEAKVAQLTPDGRTPQQQLDDIRSTLSPLFNKQHQEFEEVLQPLLASHRIHILDYINLNQKQRTYLDNYFEEQIFPVLTPLAVDPSHPFPFISNLSLNLAVVVKNPDTEEEFFARVKVPSVLPRFLPLPPELGISETGQTAHWTGVPLEQAIAHNLEFLFPGMNIQEYHPFRITRDADLALEEDEADDLLLAIEQELRKRRMGGTTVRLEIKSHTPDPIRSRLLQDLDLTENDVYEVDGLLGLRDLMYFMALPLPELKEPPRQSVVPSRLQRLREPSLSPDASELEEGQDFFAVIREKDLLVHHPYQSFSATVVRFITHAAHDPNVLAIKMTLYRTSGDSPIVKALIAAAENGKQVSVLVELKARFDEENNIYWARSLERVGVHVVYGLVGLKTHCKTVMVVRREKDRMRRYVHIGTGNYNPKTARLYTDLGLFSCREELGADITDLFNFLTGYSRQKSYRDVLVAPVNMRDRFLALIHREIENVQNGFSGRIVAKMNSLVDPQIIATLYEASRAGVQIDLIIRGICCLRPGLKDISENIRVISIIGRFLEHSRIYYFHNNGQEEIYIGSADWMRRNLNRRVEVITPIKDQDIAKDLQEILGIMLADNRQAWELQADGSYIQRRPGDSLSGEAVDCPETNSQKTLINMALRSTGIASNLIDSKKSYYYTDK
- a CDS encoding ATP-binding protein; protein product: MLTPHSTEPAISLLGQPLHQENINLKLIVEGIASQVGEAFFQACAHYLAEVLQIQYALIAEFIDEDSPRARVLAFWTGEDFGPNFEYDLSGTPCGIVYQQGIQIYSNCIQQKFPEDSDLVTLNAESYLGIAILAPDGKPLGHIAGLHTKPLEGNYEAQESILKIFAARSAAEIERQLADKALKQQNIYLEQTLKQLQTTQAQLIQSEKMSSLGHLVAGIAHEINNPIGFIYSNITHTKEAIHILLELITAYQLEHPHPSSSLQTKIQAADLEFLKEDVSKMLNSMQAGSHRIHDIVLSLRNFSRLDESSKKSVHLHEGIESTLLILQHRLQANNLFPEIQVIKRYGLIPKVNCYASQINQVFMNILNNAIDVFRADCNTISQPIIEIKTELVSPGDVVKISIIDNGIGINQGTLSQIFDPFFTTKPVGSGTGLGLAISYQIIVEQHGGKLNCISAPGKGAKFVMEIPI
- a CDS encoding sensor histidine kinase, whose translation is MFQATRRRLAIWYTAVTAVLLLLFASGVYLYVRSTLIERVDDTLNHVVEIVERSLVIEPVNGDVEQLRINVEASFRDNTSTVEDDHIDLEWFSSNGKLLWSTLSEPLNIPIHGNRLGETVRVLKPETPDSPLPTPHSPLLLRQVTQRVEVGRQVLGYLRVSHPWFEVTKPSRQLIIDLALGTWFMVLSVAASGWFLSGKAMEPVGESYQRLKQFTADASHELRSPITLIQTNVQVALADLELADTQATTSVNYRQQLKVVERLTQRLGKLVNDLLFLARQDSGISKDVFSSCPLDALLMEVVEEQQLLAKEKKITLTLDLVDPPTSETSPELLDNWFTLQGKWDQLIRLFTNLIGNALQYTPAEGEVYVQLTRLEGSHRVSKIRYSTALLQIQVSDTGIGIPAEALPRLFDRFYRVDPARTHKTAKTNTESSTGSGLGLAIASAIVEHHQGQLQVESNIGKGTTFTVTLPITLEY
- a CDS encoding DUF2267 domain-containing protein, with the translated sequence MPFLEKVMLKSGLSDVFDARDITEVVYRVMRDLMTTAAADRVEDELHKPVESTNDKSLQLEIADLWHDTNPIVGFLSRVRPPWQGPGIFKIDSDRFLFRVANEGGMPPNADREQVVKAIFSATKDELSPERIQEIASWLPDKVRQLWEEA